Genomic DNA from Perognathus longimembris pacificus isolate PPM17 chromosome 6, ASM2315922v1, whole genome shotgun sequence:
ACATGAAGGATGGGGAGGACTGGGAGGCAGACACCTGGGGGTACAGGGGTGGCATCTGGCTGggccaggtgtggggggggggggacctggctGGGCCAGGAGGCCAGTTCCCACCTGCAGCCCTCCCAAGCTCTGTGTCTGGGAGGAATTCGAGGCGTGTGATCACCTTCCAGATCCTTCCAGACCCCTGCGTCTGCGTAGGACAAGCGCAGCCTGTCCCGGGGGACTGCTGTGGGTCCCCTCTGCGGTGTGGGAGAGGACAGGGCTCCGTATTCATCTTTGGTTAGCTGGCTGCACGTTGCCTGCCGTGTGTGCGCTCTGCCTGTCACGCTGGGTGACAGCAGGGGACAGCTCGCAGGGGCCCTGGTCCCCGAGCCTGGCCTGCTAGAGGAAAATGCCTGCTCATTCATACTGAACCCCCCGTTCTAGCACCACAAggtggcggcgggggcggggggcggccacCCAGCCTGGGCTCTGGCTTCTTAGCCCCTGAGTTCCTGTGTGAGTCCTGGGTAGAGCCTGCTGCTGTCCCCAACTCCCTCGGGAGGGAGTACTCATCCAGTCACACCCCGGCCACACCCAAGGTCACAGGAGACTCTAGTCAGCGTGGGAAGGGTCGAGGGTCACTGAGCTCCGCAGCACCCTCTCATTCCCGCCCTGCCGTGCCTGCTTCCGGCTGGGCCTCCGCACGCTGCCTGCTGTCAGCGAGTCAGGTCTCAGTCATCGGCAAAGATAGGGCTCGGGAGAGTCTCAAGGAGCAGCTAGCCGACAGGTTCTCCAGAAGTCCTGGTGATTTCTCTTTTGGCAAAGAGATACTGGTTTTCTTGGTTGCATGGATGCATGCCACAATTAACGGCAAGTACCAAGCGTCCACTAAATATTAAGTGCGGAGTAGACCCCGTGGGGCTTCTCACTGTGGCAGAGCTGGGGTGCGGTGCACCCCCATGTGTGAAGGGTCTGCAGGAGCCCTGGTAAAATAACTTGGTGAGCAGCAAATGGGCTTTGGAGTCAGACAGCCAGGGTTCAAATCCCGGCTTTAGCATCAAGCATGGCTTGGTGATGACGCTAAGCCTCTCTGGGCTGAGATTCCATCGTCTGTAAGTCAGAGGTCCGATTAGAACCTCCTTCCTAGTGTTACTGCAAAGAAGGAGGAGTCGGGCAAGGACGTGCTGAGAACCGGGGTGCTTGTGCCCGCCGCCCTGGGTACCATCAGTTCACAGCGGCTATGCGGAGCTGGAGCTGACTCAGGgcagaggctgagggaggagccTGGCGGCTGCTGGGACCCACAGAGTCACCTTCAGGCTGAGATTAGAAAGACAGAGAggctggggctcacgcctgtcatcctagctactctggaggctgagatctgaggatcatggttcagagccagcctgggcaggaaatccgcgagactcttatcttcaataacctccaaaaagccaagacgtagaactgtgcctcaagtggtggagtgctagccttgatcaaaaaagctaagggatagcgcttaggctctgagttcaagccctaggatacgtgtgtgtgtgtgtgtgtgtgtgtgtgtgtgtgtgtgtgtgtacatgatcatagttcaaggccagctcgggCATGAAAGTTTGTGGCACTCAATCATAGGCTGGACGAGATGGTGCACACCTATTATCTCTGCTACGGGGAAAGCACAAAGGCTGGTTGGGCGGCATTTGCTGTCAACCGCTGCGACctagggaagcacaaataggaataTTGcagcccagaccagcctgggcataagaccctacctcaaaaataccAGCACAGctaggcacgggtggctcacacctgtaactagctgctactctggaggctgaggatcttgatctgagtatcaaggttcaaagctagcccaggaaaggccgagagactcttatctccaattaaccaccagaaaaccggaaatgatgctgtggcttaaaatggtagaacactagtcatgggcaaaaagagttcagagacagtgcccaggccccgagttcaagcccccatgaccaacaagaatttttttttttttttttttttttttttgccagtcctggggcttggactcagggcctgagcactgtccctggcttctttttgctcaaggctagcactctgccacttgagccacagcgccacttctggccattttctgtatatgtggtactggggaatcgaacccagggcttcaagtatacgaggcaagcgttcttgccactaggccatatccccagccccaacaagaaattttttttaaaaaagaaaagaaaattccaatGCAAAAAGGTCCTAGAGATGTGGCTGAGGAggtagagtgcccgcctagcaagtgtgaggccctgagctcaatctccagcactactaatggaaaaagaagaaaataacaactgcagacagacagacagagagcgagagggggggggggggggagttgtcgGGATAAGAACAgccaagcaccggtggctcacgtctataatcctagctactcaggaggctgagatctgaggaccctggttcgaagccagctgaggcaggaaagtccatgagactcttatctactcagaaaaaagctggaagtggggctgtggctcaagtggtagagccctagcctggagtacaaagaagcccagggccagctcccaggcccagagttcaagacccaagactggcacaacaacaaacaaaaaagagtggtctgcccccccccccccgtatacTTGGTCCCCCAAGGCGAGGGCTGGGGCGCCCCTTGCCTGTGGCCCCGTGGTTGCGTTTCCTCACTGTCTGTTTTCCTCtgtggcggggcgcggggcggcccctAGGTGTCCAGCCACATACAGGTTCTAGCTCGGAAGAAGGTGCGGGAGTACCAGGTTGGCATCAAGGTACGTTGGGCGCCCGGCCGGGGCCTCGCCTCGCCAAGCCCTTCTGCGGCGCCTTCTGCGTGCGCTTGCGCACAGGCCTCTGCCTCGCTGGCCCTCCGCCCCTGTGCCTCCTCTCCGGCTGAAGCTCTGCTCTTGCctgtctctgtcctctgtcccttttctctccccccctctctctctacaGGTCTCTAGCCACTTGCAGGTTCTAGCCAGACGGAAATCTCGGGAGATTCAGTCCAAGCTGAAGGTACGGGCCCTGTCACAGCCCAGAGCTGCGAGGGGGTCTGACCGAGGCGAGTTCCACGGGAAGCCTCGGGGCCGGAGCCGCGCCAGAGGGAGAGCCGCAGCTGGGGCCGCCGGGCCCGCCCTCCTCtccgcttcctcttcctccttcctctcacgGCCGCTTGCACTTGCATGGGGTCTCCAGGCGGGCAGGGAGGAGGCCCTGGTGGGCACCGGCTGCCGCCGGCTGAGGCTGTCAGTCTGGGGTTCAGGAGCTGGGCCCTCACTCGGGTCCCTCGCCGgctctgggccctgggccccAGCAGCGTGCCTTGCACACCTGTGCTGCCCTTGCAGAGGAGAGCCCACTCAGCCTCTAAGCTTCCCCGGGCTCCTGGGGCGCTGTCAGGGTGGGGGCAGGCCAATGGACGTGGCCCCTCCATCTAGAGCCGCTCATCTAATctgtcctccctttctcctcacaGGCCATGAACCTGGTAAGTACTGACAGCTGCCTCCTGACCGGGGGCGGGGCCacaggcacgggggggggggggggggcagctgcgcAGAGTGCACACATAACCGAACGGGCTCCAGATGACGGGGTGGGAGATGAGTTGGTGAGAGGCAGCGTGGTGGCTCTGCCACATTCATGACACCAGAATCATCCGGAGGCTCGTCCCGGTGCTCTGGGCCAGGCCTTCAGGACTGATCGGGTGTCTGCGCCGGGCCCCAAGGCTTTCACTCTGAGCGTGCTCCCAGGGAGGCCGGCCCCACCCCGACTCCCCAAACCACTGAGGAAGAAAGGATAGAAAGTGTTGGCTCAAGATAGGGGGACTGCTTTGACGCAGCGTTGgagagcgtggctcaagtggtagaacactcaccGTGTACAAAGACCTGGGTTCACTTTCAGGTCCCAGTACTGCCAATCAGTAAGTAAATAAACAGTTCTGGTTCTGAATCTGAGGATTCAACCAACCTCagataataaatatgtaaaaacaaaTGTGCCAGACATATACAGACTTGTTTTTCTGTCATTACTGTCTGGACAGTACAGTATGAAAACTATTTATATCAAGCATAATGGTGCATGTCTGAAGccccagccacttgggaggctagaGGGCAACAGAGTGAGATgcatattcaaaaaaaaaaaaaaagctggtggctcacccctctaatcctatctacttaggacaCTGAGGtacagaggactgaggttcaaagccaggcaaggcagaaaagcctgtgagacgctgtttctaaaataatcagcacaaCGTTggagacttggctcaagtggtagagccaccagctgagcaagcgtgaggccctgaagtcAAACCTTGCtatctccaaacacacacacacacacacacacacactcacctccaTTCGCACAGTGTTTATCTGCTAGTCTCCTAGATCACTGGAGAGTGAAAGCGTAAGGAAGGATTGTGCAGGTTAAATGCAAATACTATGCCACTTTCTATAAGGGACTTGTCTGAGGGGGCCCTGAACCTGGGGGACCCCCCACTGGGTTCCAGAATGTAGTGATATTATTTCTTATGGGTTATACTCAGAGAGATACTGTACACTAGCACCCCTAGAGAAATGGGGTCTGCAGAGCTGGGGCTCCCGGAGCGCCTCAGGCCCTGGGGCCCCAGCCCGGGACTCAcccgtcccctccccccgccccccaggaccagGTCTCCAAGGACAAAGCCCTGCAGAGCATGGCGTCCATGTCGTCTGCACAGATCGTGTCTGCCAGCGTGCTACAGAACAAGTtcagcccgccctcccccctgccccaggctgtcttctcctcttcctcaagGGTACAGAGCCGGAGGGGGCTGGCGAGGGGTGACATGGGATTCCCGGGTACTGAGGTCCCCCCCTTTGTCCCACCCGCAGTTCTGGAGCAGCCCCCCTCTTCTGGGACAGCAGCCCGGACCCTCTCAGGAGTGAGTATTGCGCCCCGCCATCTGCCCCAGCGGCCGCGGAGCCAGGTCCTTCTAGAACCTAGAGACCTAGAGAGGCGCCGCGAGCCGGCTCCGGCCTGGGCCCCTCCCGGTGCCCTTCACCCGCTCTCCCCGTCGCAGTGTTTCCCGGGGTTCCCCAACAGCCACCCGCGGGTTAATGAACAGCCTggcagggccgggcagggcgCACTGTAACCCTCTGTGCGCTCAGCCGGCGTGAGGAGGCCCAGGCTGCGGGCTCGCGGCGCCTGGGGGCCTTGCTTCTGGGCCCTGGGCGCTCACCAGGCCGTGTTCCCGTCCACAGCATCAAGCCCTTTGCACAGCCAGCCTACCCCGTCCAGCCGCCCCTGCCGCCTGCGCTCAGCAGTAAGTGCCCGCACCCCGCTGGGCGCCCTCCTTGCACCAGAGCGAGGGTGcgtatgcatgcgtgtgtgtgcgtgcgtgtgtgtgtgtgtgtgtgagagagagagagagagaaagagagagagagagagaaccggAGTGGGTACAGCCATCAGGCATTGGGACTTAGCATGTTGTTGCTGCTTCTAGAACACTCTGGTGGAAAACCCTGTGCAGCCGGTGTGCACGCTGTGTGCATGTACCCCCACCCAAAGCGAGACCTGTGTGACGCCCAGTAGGAAACAAACCCAAGTCTCAACTGAGGTCTTTAGAATTACACCCTCTTCTTACTACCTCTGGGTAGTAACGTATTGCTGGCTGCTACAAGGGCATGCAGTATTTTCGTATACACAGAGGTCCGCTTCATTGCTTCCTTTTTTACAAGGAGACTCCTGAGAGTATAGAATATTTTCAGTGGGTCTCCATGAACACCTCGTACCACTTCTGGGACAGAGACCTCAACGAAAATTTCTAGGGGATAGGGGTAAGACTTCTAAAGAAATACCAGGTAACCAGGACTTTTTATTcccctaggatttttttttttgccaggcctggggcttgaactcagggcctgagcactgtccctggcttctttttgttcaaggctagcactctgccacttgagccacagcgccacttctggcttttttctatatatgtggtagttgaggaatcgagcccagggcttcatgtatgctaggcaagctctccaccactaggccacattcccagccccctctcctagGACGTTCTAAAGCATCCAGTTTAACAATAATACTGTCGAGAGGACAGTGTGTGAGGGGATCACCATCTTCTCTTGGGTAGGAGAATCAGTGTGAGATTTCTCTTCTAGAACATGCTTCTGAATAACCAGCACAGCTAGCAGCCAGCTGAATAGACCAGCACAGCTGGTATTTATTTGGGAGACCGGGAGAACCCTGAATTGGCTTACTTCCTGACTATAGGAACAGGAGACAGAGAGGTGCTgagttctttcgctcaaggcgagtgctctatcacttggagccacagcaccacttctggtttttcgaccagagctggctttgaaccgtgatcctcagatctcagcctcctgagtagttaggattacaggtgtgagccacaagtgcctggcaccAAAGTCTTATACTCATTTGAATTTTGTGTCTAAATATACACTGATAGTCACAAGGAAAATGTCTACATTCCACCTGTGTGCAGTTGTGCAGGCTATATACTGCACATAGGCACCTGGCACAGGACTCAAAATCCCGCCCAATTTCCTGCTCAAAAGTggcctcctgggctgggaatgtggcttagtggtagagtgcttgcctcgtatctaTGAagtgtcctgggttcgattcctcagcaccacatatatagaaaaagccagaagtggcgctgtggctcaagtggcagagtgctagccttgagcaaaaagaagccagggacagtgctcaggccctgagtccaagccccaggactggccaaaaaaaaaaaagtggcctcATTTTCTAATTTGCGGGGACAGCCTGGTCAGTCCCGCTGCTCGCACTGTGCGGCTCCGTCTCTGTCCGCAGGTTACGAGCCCCTGGCCCCGctgccccccgccgccgcctctgTGCCGGTGTGGCAGGACCGCACCATCGCCTCCTCCCGGCTGAGGCTCTTGGAGTACTCCGCTTTCATGGAGGTGCAGCGAGACCCGGACACGGTAACGTgttgggatggggggtggggggtggggacgcCGGCTCGGGTCCTGGCGTGGGGGGCAAGGAAGCCCACGGGGCGCCTGGGGCTGGGCAGCCCCCTGACCCCGGCTGGGCCCTCCCCACAGTACAGCAAACACCTGTTTGTGCACATCGGCCAGACCAACCCCGCCTTCTCCGACCCGCCCCTGGAGGCGGTGGACGTGCGCCAGATCTACGACAAGTTCCCCGAGAAGAAGGGGGGGCTCAAGGAGCTGTATGAGAAGGGGCCCCCCAATGCCTTCTTCCTGGTCAAGTTCTGGGTGAGCCTCCCCGGTCTCCACAGAAGCCCTACCTGGCCCAGATCCCCTGCCCGGCTCCTCCTGGGGCCCCCCCTGCCCGGGCTcctcctggcccccccccccgggcggcaGGACACCACCCTACCCCCCTCTCCGCAGGCGGACCTCAGCAGCGCCCTCCAGGAGGGCCCCGGCGCCTTCTACGGCGTCAGCTCGCAGTACAGCTCCGCCGACAGCATGACCATCAGCGTGTCCACCAAGGTGTGCTCCTTCGGCAAGCAGGTGGTGGAGAAGGTAGAGGTGAgtgggccccggggtgggggtggggggccccccggggtgcgggggggggctgCAGGGGTGTTCACGACTTCCTGCCCGCCCTGCCTGCAGACCGAGTACGCCCGGCTGGAGAACGGCCGCTTCGTGTACCGCATCCACCGCTCGCCCATGTGCGAGTACATGGTCAACTTCATCCACAAGCTGAAGCACCTGCCCGAGAAGTACATGATGAACAGCGTGCTGGAGAACTTCACCGTCCTGCAGGTAGCGGGGCCGCGCAGCTCacacgcggggcgggcggggagggagcgTCTGCGAGCCCCCCatcttcccccctgccccccccccaggtggtcACAAGCCGGGACTCCCAGGAGACCCTGCTGGTCATCGCGTTTGTCTTTGAAGTCTCCACCAGCGAGCACGGCGCGCAGCACCACGTGTACAGGCTGGTCAAGGACTAGCACGGCCACGCCCCGCGGGATGAGCGTCCTCCGCATGCCTGCCCGccggccccggggcccggcccagGACTCAGCCACCCACAGGCCTCGGGCCTGGCTCCCAgcggcctccccgcccgcccccagcaCACACGCTCCCTGTCACTGATCTGCGCTTTACTGtgggagaggagggctggggtgggacAGCCCACCTGGCTCGGCCCCCAAGGGAGTGGGGTTAgcagcgggggggcggggggaccctgCAGGCAAGCGGGCGAGGGCCGGCTGAGGAGAGGGGCCCACTCCTCGCACCTCCTGGGCGCCGGGCCCCACGCCAGGCCCCCTGCCATGGCTCGTGCCACCCGCAGAGCCCCTGCCAAGCAGGTGGCGCTCCGTGTTTCAGATGAGGTgctgagatgggggggggggagggcagagccgGAGCCCGGGGCCGCGCCACCTCCCTGCAGCAGGGCGGGATGGAGAGGAAGGGCCGCTGGCCGCAGCTCCGAgccca
This window encodes:
- the Tead3 gene encoding transcriptional enhancer factor TEF-5 isoform X2, with protein sequence MGITPCLPSLPTRRKCWASAGPRPRCLFTPSPASCLHGAVVHEARPDPLCLPPTGSGCPVGSDPEPRATSTIASNSWTASSSPGEAREDGPEGLDKGLDNDAEGVWSPDIEQSFQEALAIYPPCGRRKIILSDEGKMYGRNELIARYIKLRTGKTRTRKQVSSHLQVLARRKSREIQSKLKAMNLDQVSKDKALQSMASMSSAQIVSASVLQNKFSPPSPLPQAVFSSSSRFWSSPPLLGQQPGPSQDIKPFAQPAYPVQPPLPPALSSYEPLAPLPPAAASVPVWQDRTIASSRLRLLEYSAFMEVQRDPDTYSKHLFVHIGQTNPAFSDPPLEAVDVRQIYDKFPEKKGGLKELYEKGPPNAFFLVKFWADLSSALQEGPGAFYGVSSQYSSADSMTISVSTKVCSFGKQVVEKVETEYARLENGRFVYRIHRSPMCEYMVNFIHKLKHLPEKYMMNSVLENFTVLQVVTSRDSQETLLVIAFVFEVSTSEHGAQHHVYRLVKD
- the Tead3 gene encoding transcriptional enhancer factor TEF-5 isoform X1, encoding MGITPCLPSLPTRRKCWASAGPRPRCLFTPSPASCLHGAVVHEARPDPLCLPPTGSGCPVGSDPEPRATSTIASNSWTASSSPGEAREDGPEGLDKGLDNDAEGVWSPDIEQSFQEALAIYPPCGRRKIILSDEGKMYGRNELIARYIKLRTGKTRTRKQVSSHIQVLARKKVREYQVGIKAMNLDQVSKDKALQSMASMSSAQIVSASVLQNKFSPPSPLPQAVFSSSSRFWSSPPLLGQQPGPSQDIKPFAQPAYPVQPPLPPALSSYEPLAPLPPAAASVPVWQDRTIASSRLRLLEYSAFMEVQRDPDTYSKHLFVHIGQTNPAFSDPPLEAVDVRQIYDKFPEKKGGLKELYEKGPPNAFFLVKFWADLSSALQEGPGAFYGVSSQYSSADSMTISVSTKVCSFGKQVVEKVETEYARLENGRFVYRIHRSPMCEYMVNFIHKLKHLPEKYMMNSVLENFTVLQVVTSRDSQETLLVIAFVFEVSTSEHGAQHHVYRLVKD